From Gigantopelta aegis isolate Gae_Host chromosome 11, Gae_host_genome, whole genome shotgun sequence, the proteins below share one genomic window:
- the LOC121385181 gene encoding protein HEXIM1-like, whose translation MEVEFSTVDIDDKSVKNNFCYQRNNYQFNESTEADLESKQTGIDCEAQDGSDSDGTNYTAGKKKKRRRGKHKGGLNHRKWKPYNKLTWPERKELEDRETEQANIKRQKAFASGHPVAPYNTTQFLIDDHINCEASPDLNTHVEDASNVKRPGGKDGFFGSVGADSSDERSYESPHDDDADMFLAKEFSETYDNINAERLQTMTKEQLIVEYLTMERKVESLERKIAENNASKTHSDSSCSSSASGDDGLNDIRGVERISEEIKQLRDENNELKQQMNCLQARK comes from the coding sequence ATGGAAGTGGAATTTTCAACGGTTGACATCGATGATAAaagtgtgaaaaataatttttgttatcAACGCAACAACTACCAGTTTAACGAATCTACGGAGGCAGATCTCGAATCTAAACAAACCGGGATCGACTGCGAGGCTCAAGACGGGAGTGACTCGGATGGTACCAACTATACAGCagggaagaagaaaaaacgacGTAGAGGAAAACACAAGGGAGGGCTGAACCACCGCAAGTGGAAACCTTACAACAAGTTGACATGGCCGGAAAGAAAAGAGTTGGAGGACCGGGAAACCGAACAGGCCAACATAAAACGACAAAAGGCTTTTGCGTCGGGTCACCCTGTGGCGCCCTACAACACAACCCAGTTTTTGATTGATGATCATATAAACTGCGAGGCTTCACCGGACTTGAATACCCATGTCGAGGATGCTTCTAACGTCAAGCGACCCGGGGGTAAGGATGGTTTTTTCGGTAGTGTGGGCGCCGACAGTTCCGACGAACGTTCGTACGAATCTCCTCACGATGACGATGCAGACATGTTTTTAGCGAAAGAGTTTTCCGAAACGTACGACAACATAAACGCGGAGCGACTGCAGACTATGACAAAAGAACAATTGATAGTCGAGTATTTGACGATGGAGAGAAAAGTGGAAAGTTTGGAACGCAAGATCGCCGAAAACAATGCGTCGAAGACACACAGTGACAGCTCTTGCAGCAGTAGTGCCAGTGGGGACGACGGGCTGAATGATATACGAGGAGTAGAGCGAATTTCTGAGGAAATCAAACAACTAAGGGACGAAAATAACGAACTAAAACAGCAGATGAATTGTCTGCAAGCGAGGAAGTAA